A genomic region of Raphanus sativus cultivar WK10039 chromosome 6, ASM80110v3, whole genome shotgun sequence contains the following coding sequences:
- the LOC108812341 gene encoding cell division control protein 48 homolog A, which yields MSNPAESSDSKSKKDFSTAILERKKSPNRLVVDEAINDDNSVVSLHPATMEKLQLFRGDTILIKGKKRKDTVCIALADESCEEPKIRMNKVVRSNLRVRLGDVISVHQCPDVKYGKRVHILPVDDTVEGVTGNLFDAYLKPYFLEAYRPVRKGDLFLVRGGMRSVEFKVIETDPAEYCVVAPDTEIFCEGEPVKREDEERLDEVGYDDVGGVRKQMAQIRELVELPLRHPQLFKSIGVKPPKGILLYGPPGSGKTLIARAVANETGAFFFCINGPEIMSKLAGESESNLRKAFEEAEKNAPSIIFIDEIDSIAPKREKTNGEVERRIVSQLLTLMDGLKSRAHVIVMGATNRPNSIDPALRRFGRFDREIDIGVPDEIGRLEVLRIHTKNMKLAEDVDLERISKDTHGYVGADLAALCTEAALQCIREKMDVIDLEDDSIDAEILNSMAVTNEHFHTALGNSNPSALRETVVEVPNVSWDDIGGLENVKRELQETVQYPVEHPEKFEKFGMSPSKGVLFYGPPGCGKTLLAKAIANECQANFISVKGPELLTMWFGESEANVREIFDKARQSAPCVLFFDELDSIATQRGGGGGGDAGGAADRVLNQLLTEMDGMNAKKTVFIIGATNRPDIIDSALLRPGRLDQLIYIPLPDEDSRLNIFKAALRKSPIAKDVDINALAKYTQGFSGADITEICQRACKYAIRENIEKDIEKEKRRSENPEAMEEDGVDEVSEIKAAHFEESMKYARRSVSDADIRKYQAFAQTLQQSRGFGSEFRFETNAAGSGATTGVADPFATSAAAAADDDDLYN from the exons ATGTCGAACCCAGCTGAATCTTCAGACTC GAAATCGAAGAAAGACTTCAGTACTGCTATTCTGGAGAGGAAGAAGTCTCCGAACAGACTCGTCGTCGATGAGGCCATCAACGATGATAACTCCGTCGTCTCTCTCCACCCTGCCACCATGGAGAAGCTCCAGCTCTTCCGTGGCGATACCATTCTCATCAag GGTAAGAAGAGGAAGGACACTGTGTGCATTGCTCTCGCTGATGAATCATGTGAGGAGCCAAAGATCAGGATGAACAAAGTAGTCAGGTCTAACTTGAGGGTTAGACTCGGAGATGTCATCTCTGTTCACCAATGCCCTGATGTCAAGTACGGAAAGCGTGTTCACATCTTGCCTGTTGATGATACCGTTGAAGGAGTCACTGGAAACCTCTTTGATGCTTACCTCAAAC CTTATTTCTTGGAGGCATACCGCCCAGTGAGGAAGGGAGATCTCTTCTTGGTGAGAGGAGGAATGAGGAGTGTGGAGTTCAAGGTTATAGAGACAGATCCTGCTGAGTACTGTGTGGTTGCTCCGGACACTGAGATTTTCTGTGAGGGTGAGCCGGTCAAGAGGGAGGACGAGGAAAGGCTAGATGAAGTGGGTTATGATGATGTTGGTGGTGTCAGGAAGCAGATGGCTCAGATCAGGGAGCTTGTTGAGCTTCCCTTGAGGCATCCACAGCTGTTCAAGTCGATTGGTGTTAAGCCACCGAAGGGGATCCTGCTCTACGGACCTCCTGGGTCCGGAAAGACTTTGATTGCTCGTGCCGTGGCTAACGAGACCGGTGCCTTTTTCTTCTGTATCAATGGTCCTGAGATCATGTCGAAGCTGGCTGGTGAGAGTGAGAGTAACCTCAGGAAAGCGTTTGAGGAGGCTGAGAAGAACGCTCCTTCGATCATATTTATTGATGAGATTGACTCTATTGcaccgaagagagagaagactaATGGAGAGGTTGAGAGGAGGATTGTGTCTCAGCTCCTTACGCTCATGGATGGACTTAAATCTCGCGCTCATGTTATTGTCATGGGAGCAACCAATCGTCCCAACAGTATTGATCCAGCTTTGAGGAGGTTTGGAAGATTTGATAGGGAGATTGATATTGGTGTTCCTGATGAGATTGGACGTCTTGAAGTTCTCAGGATCCACACAAAGAACATGAAGCTTGCTGAAGAT GTGGATCTTGAGAGGATCTCCAAGGACACACACGGTTACGTAGGTGCTGATCTTGCAGCTCTGTGCACAGAAGCTGCCCTGCAGTGCATCAGGGAGAAAATGGATGTGATTGATTTGGAAGATGACTCCATAGATGCTGAAATCCTCAACTCCATGGCAGTGACCAATGAACACTTCCACACTGCTCTCGGAAACAGCAACCCATCTGCACTTCGTGAAACT GTTGTGGAGGTTCCTAATGTTTCTTGGGATGACATTGGAGGTCTTGAGAATGTCAAGAGAGAGCTCCAGGAGACTGTTCAATACCCTGTGGAGCACCCAGAGAAGTTTGAGAAGTTCGGTATGTCTCCATCAAAGGGAGTCCTATTCTACGGTCCTCCTGGATGTGGTAAAACCCTCTTGGCCAAAGCTATAGCCAACGAATGCCAAGCAAACTTCATCAGTGTCAAAGGTCCTGAGCTTCTCACCATGTGGTTTGGAGAGAGCGAAGCCAACGTCCGTGAAATCTTTGACAAGGCCCGCCAGTCTGCTCCGTGTGTTCTCTTCTTCGATGAGCTCGACTCCATTGCCACTCAGAGAGGAGGTGGAGGCGGGGGTGATGCTGGAGGTGCAGCGGATAGAGTCCTGAACCAGCTTTTGACCGAGATGGATGGGATGAACGCCAAGAAGACCGTCTTCATCATCGGAGCAACCAACAGACCCGACATTATTGACTCTGCTCTCCTCCGTCCAGGAAGGCTCGACCAGCTCATTTACATTCCGCTGCCGGACGAGGATTCACGTCTCAATATCTTCAAGGCCGCCTTGAGGAAGTCTCCTATTGCTAAAGATGTAGACATCAACGCTCTCGCTAAGTACACACAGGGATTCAGTGGTGCTGATATCACTGAGATTTGCCAGAGGGCTTGCAAATACGCCATCAGAGAAAACATCGAGAAG GACAttgagaaggagaagaggaggagcGAGAATCCAGAGGCCATGGAGGAAGATGGAGTGGATGAAGTGTCAGAGATCAAGGCTGCACATTTTGAGGAGTCGATGAAGTATGCACGCAGGAGTGTGAGTGATGCAGACATCAGGAAGTACCAAGCCTTTGCTCAGACGCTGCAGCAGTCTAGAGGGTTTGGTTCTGAGTTCAGGTTCGAGACTAACGCTGCTGGTTCAGGTGCAACTACTGGAGTGGCTGATCCGTTTGCCACCTCGGCAGCTGCTGCTGCGGACGATGATGATCTCTACAACTAA
- the LOC108806098 gene encoding serine/threonine-protein kinase PCRK1 produces MKCFMFSSGDNKDEHSKTPKSVSLTSNFSDRDINRSGSDFNSRDASGTSTESSMGRKNSYPTTMSTRASNLREFSVTDLKAATKNFSRSVMIGEGGFGCVFRGTVRDLEDPTIKIEVAVKQLGKRGLQGHKEWVTEVNFLGVVEHSNLVKLLGYCAEDDERGIQRLLVYEYMPNRSVEFHLSPRSLTVLTWDLRLGIAQDAARGLAYLHEQMEFQIIFRDFKSSNILLDENWKAKLSDFGLARLGPSEGLTHVTTDVVGTMGYAAPEYIKTGRLTSKSDVWGYGVFIYELITGRRPVDRNRPNGEQKLLEWVRPYLSDTKKFKLIIDPRLEGKYTLKAVQKLSVVANRCLVRNPKARPKMSEVLEMVNKIVEAPSGSGTSPPKLVPLKSLEASRDVGGNNGGGGGWFGKLWNPKTVRAC; encoded by the exons ATGAAGTGTTTCATGTTCTCTAGTGGTGACAACAAAGACGAACACAGCAAGACACCTAAGTCTGTCTCATTGACCTCTAACTTCTCCGACCGCGACATAAACCGAAGCGGTTCAGATTTCAACTCCCGAGACGCCTCTGGTACGAGCACGGAGTCGTCCATGGGGAGGAAGAACTCGTACCCTACAACGATGTCTACCAGAGCGAGTAATCTCAGAGAGTTCAGCGTTACTGATCTCAAGGCTGCAACAAAGAACTTCAGCCGTTCTGTTATGATTGGTGAAGGCGGGTTCGGTTGTGTCTTCAGGGGGACAGTGAGGGACTTGGAAGATCCGACTATCAAAATCGAAGTTGCGGTTAAGCAGCTCGGTAAAAGAGGGTTGCAG GGGCATAAGGAATGGGTCACGGAAGTGAATTTTCTTGGTGTGGTCGAGCATTCAAACTTGGTGAAGTTGCTTGGTTACTGTGCAGAGGATGATGAGCGTGGGATCCAACGGCTTTTGGTTTATGAATACATGCCAAACCGAAGTGTTGAGTTCCACTTATCCCCTCGCTCACTCACAGTCCTTACTTGGGATCTAAGGTTGGGAATCGCGCAAGATGCAGCTCGTGGTTTAGCATACCTGCATGAACAAATGGAGTTTCAG ATAATATTCAGAGACTTTAAGTCCTCGAACATTCTTTTAGATGAGAACTGGAAAGCAAAGCTCTCTGACTTTGGTCTGGCTCGTTTAGGTCCATCTGAAGGACTGACTCATGTTACTACTGAT GTTGTAGGCACAATGGGTTATGCAGCTCCCGAATACATTAAAACAGGCCGTCTCACATCAAAAAGCGATGTGTGGGGTTATGGAGTGTTCATCTACGAGCTTATCACAGGGAGGCGACCAGTTGACAGGAACAGACCTAATGGAGAGCAGAAGCTTCTTGAATGGGTGAGACCTTATCTATCAGACACAAAGAAGTTCAAGCTCATAATAGACCCAAGACTTGAAGGGAAGTACACTCTTAAAGCTGTGCAGAAGCTATCAGTTGTGGCCAACAGATGTTTGGTTAGGAACCCAAAGGCACGTCCCAAGATGAGTGAAGTGTTGGAGATGGTGAACAAGATTGTGGAAGCGCCTTCAGGGAGTGGTACTAGCCCTCCGAAGCTAGTTCCCTTGAAGAGTTTAGAGGCTTCTAGAGACGTGGGAGGGAACaatggtggaggaggaggttgGTTTGGTAAGTTATGGAACCCAAAGACAGTAAGAGCTTGTTGA
- the LOC108810101 gene encoding adenosine kinase 1-like isoform X2 encodes MDYVFGNETEARTFSRVHGWETDDVEQIAIKISELPKAIGTYKRTTVITQGADPVVVAEDGKVKKYPVIPLPKEKLVDTNGAGDAFVGGFISQLVHGKAIEECVRAGCYASNVVIQRSGCTYPEKPDFN; translated from the exons ATGGACTATGTTTTTGGCAATGAGACCGAGGCAAGAACCTTCTCCAGGGTTCACGGCTGGGAG ACCGATGATGTTGAGCAAATAGCCATCAAGATCTCAGAGTTGCCTAAAGCCATCGGAACATACAAGCGGACTACTGTGATTACACAAGGCGCAGATCCAGTGGTTGTCGCTGAGGATGGAAAGGTAAAGAAGTACCCAGTCATCCCTCTCCCCAAGGAGAAGCTCGTTGACACAAACGGTGCAG GTGATGCGTTTGTGGGAGGGTTTATTTCGCAGCTGGTGCATGGAAAAGCTATTGAGGAGTGCGTGAGGGCGGGATGCTACGCTTCAAACGTAGTGATTCAGAGATCTGGTTGCACTTACCCTGAGAAACCTGACTTCAACTAA
- the LOC108810101 gene encoding adenosine kinase 1-like isoform X1 produces the protein MNLSAPFICEFFKDVQEKYMDYVFGNETEARTFSRVHGWETDDVEQIAIKISELPKAIGTYKRTTVITQGADPVVVAEDGKVKKYPVIPLPKEKLVDTNGAGDAFVGGFISQLVHGKAIEECVRAGCYASNVVIQRSGCTYPEKPDFN, from the exons ATGAACCTTTCTGCTCCATTCATTTGTGAGTTTTTCAAAGACGTTCAAGAGAA GTACATGGACTATGTTTTTGGCAATGAGACCGAGGCAAGAACCTTCTCCAGGGTTCACGGCTGGGAG ACCGATGATGTTGAGCAAATAGCCATCAAGATCTCAGAGTTGCCTAAAGCCATCGGAACATACAAGCGGACTACTGTGATTACACAAGGCGCAGATCCAGTGGTTGTCGCTGAGGATGGAAAGGTAAAGAAGTACCCAGTCATCCCTCTCCCCAAGGAGAAGCTCGTTGACACAAACGGTGCAG GTGATGCGTTTGTGGGAGGGTTTATTTCGCAGCTGGTGCATGGAAAAGCTATTGAGGAGTGCGTGAGGGCGGGATGCTACGCTTCAAACGTAGTGATTCAGAGATCTGGTTGCACTTACCCTGAGAAACCTGACTTCAACTAA
- the LOC108805659 gene encoding probable E3 ubiquitin-protein ligase LOG2, which translates to MGNISSGGDDGRRSRRQRRSNSLPTSSPPQQPPPPPNRIVFAAATPYPNPNYQYPGYYPPPPPQAPYDHHHHIHYPPPPHPYHHPYGRYPYGGGPMMPPQLPCVEHQKAVTIRNDVNLKKESLKLEPDPDNPGRFLVSFTFDATVSGRITIIFFAKETEQCVLTATKEDTLPPITMDFEKGLGQKFRQPPGSGIDLSLFEDGELFKAATLETDVYPLAVKAEAAVTSEEAEEEESKNAQITQAVYEKEKGEVKIRVVKQILWVNGTRYELQEIYGIGNTVGGGDDDEADDDGNDDPGKECVICLSEPRDTTVLPCRHMCMCSGCAKVLRFQTNRCPICRQPVERLLEIQVHGNSGSGNNTEQEGGTAEQE; encoded by the exons ATGGGCAACATCAGCAGCGGAGGAGACGACGGTAGACGCAGCCGTAGACAACGGCGGAGCAATTCCCTTCCAACATCTTCTCCACCACAACAACCACCGCCACCACCTAATCGCATCGTCTTCGCCGCGGCTACACCGTACCCAAACCCTAATTACCAGTACCCTGGTTActaccctcctcctcctcctcaggcACCTTACGACCATCACCACCACATCCACTATCCTCCTCCTCCGCATCCGTATCACCACCCTTACGGAAGATACCCTTACGGTGGTGGACCCATGATGCCTCCGCAGCTTCCCTGCGTCGAACATCAGAAAGCCGTCACGATTCGTAACGACGTTAACCTCAAAAAGGAGTCTCTAAAACTCGAACCCGACCCGGATAACCCGGGTCGGTTCCTCGTCTCCTTCACGTTTGATGCTACCGTCTCCGGAAG aatcacAATTATTTTCTTCGCTAAAGAAACCGAACAATGCGTCCTCACAGCTACAAAGGAAGACACTTTACCACCGATCACCATGGATTTCGAGAAAGGCCTCGGTCAGAAGTTCAGACAGCCTCCCGGTTCGGGCATAGATCTGTCGTTATTCGAAGACGGTGAGCTCTTTAAGGCGGCGACGTTGGAGACAGATGTGTATCCGTTGGCGGTTAAGGCAGAAGCAGCAGTTACTtcagaagaagcagaagaggaGGAGAGTAAGAACGCGCAGATTACTCAAGCGGTTTACGAGAAGGAGAAAGGAGAGGTTAAGATAAGAGTGGTGAAGCAGATACTCTGGGTTAACGGGACTAGGTACGAGCTGCAAGAGATTTATGGGATTGGGAATACGGTTGGTGggggtgatgatgatgaggctgatgatgATGGTAATGATGATCCGGGGAAAGAATGTGTTATTTGTTTGTCTGAGCCACGAGACACTACTGTGCTTCCATGTCGACACATG TGTATGTGTAGCGGATGTGCTAAGGTGTTGAGGTTTCAGACGAATCGATGCCCGATTTGCAGGCAACCTGTTGAAAGGCTTTTGGAGATACAAGTTCATGGTAATAGTGGGAGTGGGAATAATACAGAGCAAGAAGGAGGAACAGCTGAACAAGAGTAG
- the LOC108805661 gene encoding syntaxin-71 produces the protein MTVIDILTRVDSICKKYDKYDVDKQREANVSGDDAFARLYGAFETQIETALEKAELVTKEKNRASAVAMNAEIRRTKARLSEEVPKLQRLAVKRVKGLTTEELAARNDLVLALPARIDAIPDGTAGGPKATNAWAPSTASRPDIKFDSDGRFDDDYFQESHESSQFRQEYEMRKIKQEQGLDMISEGLDALKNMASDMNEELDRQVPLMDEIDSKVDRATSDLKNTNVRLKDTVNQLRSSRNFCIDIVLLCIVLGIAAYLYNVLK, from the exons ATGACAGTGATCGATATTTTGACTAGAGTTGACTCGATCTGTAAGAAGTACGACAAGTACGATGTCGACAAACAGCGTGAGGCTAATGTCTCTGGCGATGATGCTTTCGCTCGTCTCTATGGCGCTTTCGAGACCCAAATCGAGACTGCTCTCGAG AAAGCTGAACTTGTTACCAAGGAGAAGAACAGGGCTTCTGCTGTTGCAATGAACGCTGAGATCCGCAGGACTAAGGCTAGGTTGTCTGAGGAAGTTCCCAAGTTGCAGAGACTTGCTGTTAAGCGG GTCAAGGGCCTTACAACCGAAGAGCTTGCTGCTAGAAATGATTTGGTCCTTGCGCTTCCGGCCAGGATTGACGCCATACCTGATGGAACAGCTGGTGGCCCTAAAGCCACCAATGCTTGGGCTCCTTCAACAGCATCTCGTCCTGATATCAAGTTTGATTCAG ATGGGCGTTTTGATGATGATTACTTTCAAGAATCACATGAATCTAGCCAGTTCAGACAAGAGTATGAGATGCGGAAAATCAAGCAG GAACAAGGTCTGGACATGATCTCCGAAGGTTTAGATGCTTTGAAGAATATGGCGTCTGATATGAACGAG GAGCTGGATCGGCAAGTTCCTCTGATGGATGAAATCGACTCCAAG GTGGACAGAGCAACCTCGGATCTTAAGAACACCAATGTTAGACTTAAAGATACTGTGAACCAG CTGAGGTCAAGCCGGAACTTCTGCATCGATATTGTTTTGCTGTGTATTGTGTTGGGCATCGCTGCATACTTATACAA TGTACTGAAGTAA
- the LOC108810023 gene encoding DNA-binding protein S1FA3, translating to MADEFAGKIESKGLNPGLIVLLVIGGLLVTFLVGNFILYTYAQKNLPPRKKKPLSKKKMKKEKLKKGVQVPGE from the exons ATGGCCGATGAATTTGCG GGAAAAATCGAAAGCAAAGGGCTAAACCCGGGACTGATCGTCCTTCTTGTGATTGGTGGGTTGCTGGTGACTTTCCTTGTGGGGAACTTCATCCTCTACACATACGCTCAGAAGAATCTGCCTCCGAGGAAGAAGAAGCCTCTTtccaagaagaagatgaagaaagagaAGCTTAAGAAAGGCGTTCAAGTTCCTGGCGAgtag
- the LOC108809669 gene encoding protein POLAR LOCALIZATION DURING ASYMMETRIC DIVISION AND REDISTRIBUTION, with translation MWQVILGAAIAGSTGLIAKRFLNPFSPPEDHGEEEREPVAPPPVGIGFLNSPCDKTNGVFRFSSSGSARSGSGSSPGFRKCAGVSCKVKVRGLMKQKKKKNSGGGGGSEIENRSGSVCLKKARTLSAAASSASKRVSRYDNNQDRSTFSSALGVCMMYMMSAEKNEISKLHTATEETVKVIQELKDELSRIKSLQGFHEVKSSGISDPTRESLDTKSGNDGEYASSILTEEPEHDEAVEMEQLEMELESELQKLNLAETSECMEECKDVVNGSESYQYGGISASELDKKLSRLLIEQQEGQINELESELQTTQSKLQEKEAELQALKVCVRRLTEFPLLDRSDDEHEQDMNQDLSVSWSQHNQTDKEERKPIIGMKRPMESSVHV, from the exons ATGTGGCAAGTTATTCTAGGAGCAGCCATTGCTGGATCCACTGGTCTTATTGCCAAACGCTTCTTGAACCCTTTTTCTCCACCCGAGGATCACGGAGAAGAAGAGCGTGAGCCCGTCGCTCCTCCTCCTGTCGGTATCGGATTTCTCAACTCTCCTTGCGACAAAACCAACGGCGTTTTCCGGTTTTCTAGCTCCGGGTCTGCACGGTCCGGATCCGGGTCTTCTCCCGGGTTTAGGAAGTGTGCAGGGGTGTCATGCAAGGTTAAGGTTCGTGGATTGATGAagcagaagaaaaagaaaaacagtggtggtggtggtggctctGAGATCGAGAACCGATCTGGAAGTGTTTGCTTGAAAAAGGCGCGAACTTTGAGTGCTGCTGCCTCCTCTGCTTCAAAACGTGTGTCACGTTATGATAATAATCAAG ATCGTTCCACTTTCAGCTCGGCACTTGGTGTCTGCATGATGTACATGATGTCAGCAGAGAAAAACGAAATCAGTAAGCTGCATACAGCAACAGAAGAAACTGTCAAAGTCATCCAGGAGCTTAAAGATGAACTTTCTAGGATTAAGTCTTTACAGGGTTTCCATGAGGTGAAATCCAGTGGAATATCTGATCCCACAAGAGAATCTCTGGACACTAAGTCAGGCAATGATGGAGAATATGCCAGCAGCATCCTAACCGAGGAGCCAGAACATGATGAGGCAGTAGAAATGGAACAGTTGGAGATGGAGCTTGAATCTGAGCTTCAGAAACTCAACTTGGCTGAG ACAAGTGAATGTATGGAGGAGTGTAAGGATGTGGTGAATGGATCTGAGTCATACCAATACGGTGGAATATCAGCATCTGAGCTGGACAAGAAACTAAGCCGCCTTCTCATTGAGCAACAAGAAGGCCAGATCAATGAGCTTGAGTCTGAACTGCAGACTACTCAGTCCAAACTCCAAGAGAAGGAAGCTGAACTCCAAGCGCTTAAGGTCTGCGTTAGACGGCTGACCGAGTTTCCTCTCTTGGACCGTTCAG ATGATGAACATGAACAAGACATGAACCAGGATCTCTCAGTTTCATGGAGCCAACATAACCAAACTGATAAAGAGGAAAGGAAGCCGATCATTGGGATGAAAAGACCTATGGAGTCATCTGTCCATGTTTAA
- the LOC130496101 gene encoding DEAD-box ATP-dependent RNA helicase 57, which yields MEKSVNFLFGGTNFNRKKFAPDFAKFKNRKEEDDDAHNKKLSFFEEEEEEPEQEKAVSSSSKKRKRKSANSEPVEGFDVFKSSKKSRSNKGKEVEQETKDETLENPKKELYRQIERDALSRKQYNIHVSGNNIPAPLKSFTELSSRYGCKKYILRNLAGLGFREPTPIQRQAIPVLLSGRECFACAPTGSGKTFAFICPMLIKLKRHSTDGIRAVILSPARELAAQTAREGKKLIKGSKFNIRLMTKPLAKTADFSKLQCDVLISTPMRLKRAIKAKKIDLSKVEYLVLDESDKLFEQSMLKQIDGVVKACSNPSIIRSLFSATLPDSVEELARSIMHDAVRVIIGRKNTASKTVKQKLVFAGTEEGKLLALRQSFAQSLNPPVLIFVQSKERAKELYDELKCDNIRVGVIHSDLPAGERENAVDSFRAGETWVLIATDVIARGMDFKGINCVINYDFPDSASAYIHRIGRSGRAGRSGEAITFYTEEDMPFLRNIANTMTSSGCEVPSWIMTLKKKKWKKHRPKRDAISTRPKESKIEQEE from the exons atggagaaaagCGTGAATTTTCTGTTCGGTGGAACGAACTTCAACAGGAAGAAGTTTGCTCCAGATTTCGCCAAGTTTAAG AATCGCaaggaggaggatgatgatgcTCACAACAAGAAACTGAGCTTCtttgaggaggaagaagaggagccTGAGCAAGAGAAGGCAGTTTCCTCCTCCTCTAAGAAGAGAAAACGAAAATCTGCTAATTCCG AGCCAGTTGAAGGATTCGATGTGTTCAAGAGCTCAAAGAAGTCACGTTCCAACAAAGGGAAAGAAGTTGAACAAGAGACAAAGGACGAGACTTTAGAAAATCCCAAGAAGGAGCTTTACCGGCAAATAGAG CGAGATGCTTTGTCGAGGAAACAGTACAACATTCATGTTTCTGGTAACAACATTCCAGCCCCACTTAAAAGCTTCACAGAGTTGTCATCCAG GTATGGTTGTAAGAAATACATATTACGCAATTTGGCTGGACTTGGATTTAGAGAGCCTACTCCAATCCAGAGGCAGGCTATTCCAGTTCTCCTATCG GGTCGTGAATGTTTTGCCTGTGCTCCAACTGGGTCAGGAAAGACCTTTGCTTTTATTTGCCCCATGCTTATAAAACTCAAG CGCCATTCAACTGATGGTATAAGAGCAGTCATCCTCTCTCCTGCACGAGAGCTAGCTGCTCAAACAGCTAGAGAAGGGAAAAAACTTATCAAAGGAAGCAAGTTCAACATCAGATTAATGACTAAACCCCTCGCCAAAACTGCTGATTTCTCGAAGCTGCAGTGTGATGTTCTCATATCAACACCCATGCGGCTTAAACGAGCCATCAAGGCTAAAAAAATCGACTTAAGCAA GGTGGAGTATCTTGTCCTTGATGAATCCGACAAGCTGTTTGAGCAGAGCATGTTGAAGCAAATAGACGGCGTGGTCAAggcttgttcaaacccttcgaTCATACGGTCACTGTTCAGTGCTACTCTACCCGATTCTGTTGAGGAGCTTGCGCGTTCCATAATGCACGATGCTGTTCGTGTGATCATTGGCCGAAA GAACACAGCATCTAAAACCGTCAAGCAGAAGCTTGTTTTCGCTGGAACTGAAGAAGGGAAGCTTCTCGCTCTTCGCCAAAGCTTTGCACAG AGTCTGAATCCACCGGTACTGATCTTTGTGCAAAGCAAAGAACGAGCAAAGGAACTCTACGATGAACTGAAGTGTGATAACATCAGAGTCGGTGTCATCCATTCCGATCTCCCTGCAGGAgag CGAGAGAACGCTGTTGATAGCTTCAGAGCAGGGGAGACGTGGGTTCTGATTGCCACTGATGTGATCGCTAGAGGTATGGATTTCAAAGGGATCAACTGCGTGATAAACTACGACTTCCCGGACTCTGCTTCTGCATACATCCATAGGATTG GTCGATCAGGGAGAGCGGGAAGGAGCGGTGAAGCGATAACGTTCTACACGGAAGAAGATATGCCTTTCCTTAGGAACATAGCCAACACCATGACATCGTCGGGATGTGAGGTTCCGTCGTGGATCAtgactttgaagaagaagaagtggaagaAGCATAGGCCAAAACGTGATGCTATATCCACTCGACCCAAAGAGAGTAAAATCGAACAAGAAGAGTAA